In Anopheles bellator chromosome 2, idAnoBellAS_SP24_06.2, whole genome shotgun sequence, the genomic stretch GAATATAAGAATTCCCTGTTTGGTGCTCGAAGTAGGAGGATCGCCCGCAAAACTGCAGTTGCGAAATACAACGTTTCCTTTCTTCACCATCACTCCGGTGCGGACATTGAGACAATCGAAATGAATGTTCTCCAGCGTAAAGTCTCCGTCGATCGTCAACAGCACGCTGTCGCCGTCCTTCGATACCACCACGGCATTCGTCTTCAAGGCCTGCTCGCTGTCGTTGATAAACGATGCTGTTCCTACGCCCCGGATGGAGCCACCGCTGTTAAGATATTGCAAAAATCGTATGTCCTGCTGCGATCCGGGCGGCAAGTAAACATCACTGTTTGGCGGGCAATGATCGAGTGCGTGTTGCAGTGAATCGCACATCTTCACCTCTACCTTCGGATCGATCATGGCCTTCGTTTGCTCCAGATACGCCAGTTGTTGGTCGATCGTTCCCACCTGCGTCACGACGTACGCTTTCGGTGATTGTCCCGTTCCGCACGAAAAGCGCACCTTCTCATAGACGGCCCGCATGACGGGGTTCTGTAGGATCTCGATCTCATTCCGGATGTTGTTTAGGCGCAGGTTCAGCTTCAACAACTCACAAGACCGTTCGTTCTTCAGTAGCGACGTTTCATTatcgtcctcctcgtcatcATCCGCTTCCAGTTCCGCTTCTTCGCACAGCTTTAGCTTCTTTTCGATGTAGCGGGCATCGGCGAGCAGGGCGATAGCGTGCGACGACAGTCTCCAGGacatggttttgtttttcagaTCATGACAGAAACGAATTCTCGTCTCAAGGTTTTTCTTGAGCCAGTTGCTGTCATCCTCAGCAACGCCGTCCCACGGCATCCACAAATGTTGGTAGAAGAACCGCAGCTTGTCGATGCAGTCGGCCGTCGTGTCCACATTGAGTGCGGGGTTGTTTTGTTCGCGCAGCGGGTACAGCTCTTCCAGATTCACAACTAACTTCTCCGGCAAATGCACGTCGTCATCCTGAATCGCTTCGACAATGAAGCTGGCCTTTAGCTCATCGAATAGCACCTGATCGACGGTCCCGAGTACAACGAGCGGGAATTTGACCGATAATCTCTCGCACACCGCTCGGGAAGCTTGCCAGAGCGCTTGCCAGCCCGTTGATTCGATCACGACTTCGACAAAGTTTATCCATTCCGAGCGGATCGCTGAGGCAGGTATGtcgcaaccaccaccgttgaGCACGTTTTCCGTCTCCAGCATCCGagtgagaaaagttttcttaAATTCGTACACCTCCATTGTATCACACACAGCGTAGGCTTCACAGAAATCGCGTCGTTTGCGCATAAAATGGAACGTTGCTGATCGTTGTTGAACTGTATTTTGAACATACTGCTGCTCGGCCGCGGTTATaatcgttcgttcgattcTCTCACAGTCGCAGTTACACAGAGCAACCGTGAACCGATATGTGAACCAGAGAGCGTAAACACCTACGTTAGAGCTTCGAGCCGACGAATGCACTGACTTCACTTTAAATTTCTTGTTATGTAAACGAAACATGCTAGAAATTATATTGATTCCGAATTATTCCCATAATTCATAGCAAACAACAATACGCTAGATATCTTGGGACTTCAACAAAACCGCATGACCcgttcgtttggttttgaatATTGAGCCGCCGGAGCCGCTGGTGTCGTGGCATTTTGCCGCCCGAACTTTGACAACCCGGACTGTCCAGCGGCTCGTTCCCCGGAATCGATGGTTCctcactctttctctatctctcgctcaGTCACTATCGGAATTTTGCAGTGTGTAGGTGAATGTGGATCGCACCTCTTCAGGTGCAGAGTATCGATAGTGCGAATCGTGGTGcggatttcaatttaattataatCGCCTTCCCAAATCCTGCAGATGTCCTGCGTTGTTGCACAAATAAGGCCATCGGATTCTAGTCTCTCGACGTCCTGATTAGCATCAACGCCGGTGAACGGTGTTCGTGGTGGTCTCCGTCATCATACCATTGGGTTTGGCTGGATCTCTTGGCTAATTGTTCCGCTTGGAGCGCAACGGCACGCTGGACCTGATTTTAATAATACATACAAACACGGAATAGAATGCcgtaaaaaatcaattatcaatCGTTGCGAGCAGTTAGTGTTGCGGAGAATCCATTGTGGAGTGAAAATCGGGCTACTTCTGCGACGTTTTTACGAACAATTGGCCCCTGTTGTGTTCCTGACAAATTACGTCGTTCAACGGAAAGATGATTTGACGCCGTGTTTTCGGTAAATCTAATTATCAGCTTCAAAAGGCTCGTTAGTGATGCACGGCGACAACGATGgccacttttcttcttctctctcgaACCGTGGAAAAGATGGGAGCACATCCTGGAGATTGCGGGGTAATTTGCCAAAGCAATAGTTTCCCGTGTTCCTCCAAAACGCAGTAACAGGCACATCGTTAAAAAACGGCGAAATGCCGGGAGACCAGCACACCCGTAGACggacatagagagagagagagagagagggagagggaatGCGAGTGTATGCGTGATATGTGTGAAGCAAGGAGAAAGAATGTTGGTTGCTAAAAAAATGTTGGCGAACAACAGGAACTTCCCAAAATAAAGGCACAGCGCGACCGGAAAGTAAGCAGCTCCGCGAGGAAGAAGAAATGATCGTAACGCATCGCGCATTTTACGATTCGTTCCTTCTCAGCGCGCCAGCCACGGTTCTGTTGTTCGCGGTTTCGCTCACCCGTTCGTTCACTCGTCGCGGCTGCGGTCTCACATACTCTCGTCCGTCCCGTGTGTCATCCTTCGGCGCAACACGCGCAtcacgctggctggccaggGCTGGGTCGCTGCGATGACAcgtgagagagcgagccaCCGGACGCTGAAAGCGGGGCCAGCGAACGTGCGAGTGAACAGGTCGGTAGGCGGTTGCGTGCGTCCGCGCATCCCACCCTCTCCCGCGGCGCGTCACCGCGGGCCAGCGGGAAACGC encodes the following:
- the LOC131212117 gene encoding protein nessun dorma, whose amino-acid sequence is MEVYEFKKTFLTRMLETENVLNGGGCDIPASAIRSEWINFVEVVIESTGWQALWQASRAVCERLSVKFPLVVLGTVDQVLFDELKASFIVEAIQDDDVHLPEKLVVNLEELYPLREQNNPALNVDTTADCIDKLRFFYQHLWMPWDGVAEDDSNWLKKNLETRIRFCHDLKNKTMSWRLSSHAIALLADARYIEKKLKLCEEAELEADDDEEDDNETSLLKNERSCELLKLNLRLNNIRNEIEILQNPVMRAVYEKVRFSCGTGQSPKAYVVTQVGTIDQQLAYLEQTKAMIDPKVEVKMCDSLQHALDHCPPNSDVYLPPGSQQDIRFLQYLNSGGSIRGVGTASFINDSEQALKTNAVVVSKDGDSVLLTIDGDFTLENIHFDCLNVRTGVMVKKGNVVFRNCSFAGDPPTSSTKQGILIFGSCSITLENCIIKNFSTGIYSNHDCSISLVNSIIQNCGTGVEILDQTKVLFKSATVCDSRQYGVLLEDFNEDEEAGETLKSKISRVSNSSQIYEDYNTVGREEFSFEGHCEFRGNAKGNFAIRKGCSSLFNSSCFIEDDEESGDEYGAEDTFRHELTACHSTNTMEPMED